In a single window of the Deltaproteobacteria bacterium genome:
- a CDS encoding RNA-binding protein, with product MNIYVGNLSYEVVDGDLEKAFSAFGTVVSAKVISDKYTGKSRGFGFVEMGSGPEGEEAIERLNGSELKGRAIVVNEARPKSESGGGERRGGGGNRGGGGRGRGGRDSRDSGRRDNW from the coding sequence GTGAATATATACGTTGGAAATTTATCTTATGAGGTGGTGGATGGGGATTTGGAAAAGGCATTCTCGGCATTTGGCACTGTAGTGTCAGCTAAAGTAATAAGCGATAAGTATACAGGCAAATCTCGCGGGTTTGGATTTGTCGAGATGGGCTCTGGGCCGGAGGGCGAGGAGGCTATTGAGAGACTTAATGGCTCCGAGCTTAAAGGCAGGGCAATCGTTGTGAATGAGGCTCGGCCTAAGAGTGAATCTGGTGGAGGAGAAAGGCGCGGTGGTGGTGGAAATCGAGGCGGCGGTGGACGTGGGCGTGGTGGTAGAGATAGCAGGGATTCAGGTCGTCGAGACAACTGGTAA